The Thermanaeromonas sp. C210 genome segment TCCCATTTAGTATGATTCCGGCGCTGATACCCTCCCCCAAGTTAATGTAAGCCATATTAGGAACTCCATTACCCTTGCCGAAATTATATTCTGCCAGGGCGGCAGCATTGGAGTTGTTCTCTACAAATACTTCCATCCCGAGGAGCTCCTGCAACCAGGCCTTTACCGGGACATCCCGCCACTTGTCCCCTAAATTGGGGGAGCGTTTCACAGTATGGGTAGACCTATCCACCAGCCCAGGATAGGCCACCCCCATCGCAAGTATCTTCTTGGGTTCTACGCCAGAGGACATGATGAGGTTGCGAGTTTCCTCCGCCAGCCTCTCCAAGCCAAGCCGGGGTTCTTCCATGGCAATGGAGAGACGCTTGATCACCACCGGCTGGGCACCTAAGTTGACTATTCCCACGGTGGTCCTTTGACGCGTAATCTCGACACCTACTACGAAGCCAGCACTGGGATTAAATTCCAGCCTTACGGGCCTCCTCCCCCTTGCTGATTTCCCCAATCCTATTTCGGTAACGTACCCTGTTTCCACCAACTCTCGTACGATACCGGTCATGGCCGCTGGCGTAAGACCAATCAATTTAGCCAACTGCTTGCGCGACAAAGAACCGTGTTGCCTTATGGTGTTTAGCACTACCAAGCGATTAAGCTTCTTCAAATGCTGCAGGTTTCCCGCTTCGTTACGCTTCAATGTTTGCTCTTCCTCCAGAATAAATGGTATTCAGGACAAAACTTACTGTGTTGTGAGGCCGCTAGAACGTCCAGTAACAAAGTTCCAGAAGTTATTTCTAAACAGGCGTTCCACATCCCCTTTGATGGCTTCCTCGGTCAACCTCCACCCAGATTGCCAGAGCTCCAGGTATTTCTTCGTTAAGAGGGATACCATGATTTTTCTGAAACGGGCCCACTTATAAATCAGGTGTTCCAATACCCGGGCATCCGAATGCTGGGGAATGAAGGACAATCCTAAAAGGTCCAACCTCATGGCCGTGATCTCTTCGGCTAGGGTAGGATTGTTCAAGAACCACCAGCACCCGAAGACCATTAGATTATTAAATTTGCGAGCCGT includes the following:
- a CDS encoding ROK family transcriptional regulator, with protein sequence MKRNEAGNLQHLKKLNRLVVLNTIRQHGSLSRKQLAKLIGLTPAAMTGIVRELVETGYVTEIGLGKSARGRRPVRLEFNPSAGFVVGVEITRQRTTVGIVNLGAQPVVIKRLSIAMEEPRLGLERLAEETRNLIMSSGVEPKKILAMGVAYPGLVDRSTHTVKRSPNLGDKWRDVPVKAWLQELLGMEVFVENNSNAAALAEYNFGKGNGVPNMAYINLGEGISAGIILNGTLVYGKKGFSGELGHMVIDEDGPLCNCGNNGCLESLYSALALVRRANSEIYLCGEEEPLRSVWREKGEISIDDLLTWSSYPEGYAARLIRQAGWHIGRAIATIINLCDLEAVFVGGILAAAGSLLMDPLTESVKRHAFPELVQEVRIELSAMQEDTGFYGGCAVALQALFEGRLDFYGE